The following are encoded together in the Sphaerodactylus townsendi isolate TG3544 linkage group LG12, MPM_Stown_v2.3, whole genome shotgun sequence genome:
- the LOC125441504 gene encoding protein phosphatase 1 regulatory subunit 3C-like: MPLHVSIFQQWSEHGDMRATMSAFIDVHVCLEKEGACEAALSFTSFPFHLGHLWALTPFLALSLFQVFSTRAIVPQATPGDRATRLCLSHRPPIRKLLDSYEELRGGLGHQPLRSCLCAEHEKQEEAKSCCGKKKKKKVVFADMKGFSLTAVRIFSKIEEDLCDLHHVLSNLTSFRNKCRGPGLEMKKYVLDFSPPSADYSAFRSRLQSSFVSLESCVIQEKSLSGTIKVRNISYEKEVYVRITFDSWKTFQNISCQYMHNTYGYTDTDAFSFEVALPKTPVPCGSTEFCISFHCGTKVYWDNNQGENYRIRQVAASSPPGALSRLAKSTLRRVRPPPGTSQTRLWNYSRTELPAVRGSRGPYW; encoded by the coding sequence ATGCCTTTGCACGTATCAATCTTCCAGCAGTGGAGTGAACATGGAGATATGCGTGCTACTATGAGTGCTTTTATtgatgtgcatgtgtgtttggaGAAGGAAGGTGCATGTGAAGCCGCCCTAAGTTTCACATCATTTCCATTCCATCTGGGGCATCTCTGGGCACTAACTCCCTTTCTTGCTCTCAGCCTTTTCCAGGTATTCAGCACACGGGCCATTGTGCCCCAAGCCACACCAGGAGACCGGGCCACGAGGCTTTGCTTAAGCCACCGTCCTCCCATCCGGAAGCTGCTGGACTCCTACGAGGAGTTGCGGGGCGGCCTGGGGCACCAGCCTTTGAGGTCTTGCCTGTGTGCAGAACACgagaagcaggaggaggccaAGAGCTGttgtggcaagaagaagaagaagaaggtggtcTTTGCTGACATGAAGGGCTTCTCTCTGACAGCTGTCCGGATTTTCTCCAAGATCGAGGAAGACCTGTGTGATTTGCACCATGTCCTGTCTAATCTGACCAGCTTCCGGAATAAATGTCGGGGCCCCGGGCTTGAGATGAAAAAGTATGTGCTGGACTTCTCCCCACCCTCTGCTGATTATTCAGCTTTCCGCAGCCGCCTGCAAAGCAGCTTCGTTTCTTTGGAGAGCTGCGTGATCCAAGAGAAGTCCCTCTCTGGGACCATCAAAGTCAGAAACATTAGTTATGAGAAGGAAGTGTACGTCCGGATCACCTTTGACTCCTGGAAGACCTTCCAGAACATCTCATGTCAGTACATGCACAATACATATGGATATACAGACACAGATGCATTTTCCTTTGAGGTGGCTCTGCCCAAAACTCCAGTTCCTTGTGGCTCTACTGAGTTCTGTATCTCCTTCCATTGTGGTACAAAAGTCTACTGGGACAACAACCAAGGGGAGAACTACAGAATACGCCAGGTGGCAGCTTCTTCGCCTCCTGGTGCCCTTTCACGGCTGGCAAAGAGCACCCTTAGAAGGGTGAGGCCGCCACCGGGGACCTCTCAGACTAGGCTTTGGAATTACTCACGCACAGAACTACCAGCGGTCAGAGGGAGCAGAGGCCCTTATTGGTAG